The nucleotide window AACGGGCCCATGCCCCTCGACGAGGTGCTGGAGATCGTCCGCGAGGCCGCGATGGGGCTCGCCGCCGGGCACCGCGTGGGGATCGTGCACCGCGACGTGAAGCCCCGGAACCTCTTCCTTGTCCCCGACCCAGTCGGCGGTTGGGAGGTCAAGGTGCTCGACTTCGGCATCGCGCAGCTCTCCGCGGGCGAGCAGCCGGAGACGCGCATCACGCAGCTCAGCCCGTCGCCGTACACGCCGCGCTACGCCGCCCCCGAGCAGCTCGCCGCCTCGCCCCACCTGACCCCCGCGTGCGACGTGTACGCGCTGGGGATCGTCGCGCTGGAGATGCTCACCGGGCGCTATCCGGAGGGGATCAACAGCGCCGCGGACGACGCCATCGCCGCCCGCGCCGTGGACGCGCTGCGCCCCCGCATCCCGAGCCCGACGTGCGACGCGCTGCTGCGCATGCTCCGCCGCGACCCACTGCAGCGCCCCGCGGACGCCGACGCGGTCCTCCGCCTCCTCACCGTCGCCCCGCCCGCGCCCCCGCCCGTGGACACCGCGCCGACGCTGGCGTACCCGCCGCCGCCGCCGGTCGCTGCCGCTCCGATCGTGCCGCCCGCGATCCCGGTGCAAAGCTACGCGCCGCAGCCGCTCGCGCCGCAGCCGGCGTACAGCGTGCCGCCGCCTCCGGCGTACGCGCAGCCTGAGCCGCCACAGGAGGCCGAGAAGGAGGAGCGGCGAGGGACACCGCTGGCGAAGTGGATCGGCATCGCGGCCCTGGTGACGCTCGCGGGGGTGTACTGGAGGCGCGACGCCCCGCCGCCCGCCACGTCGGAGCCCGCGCGCGTCTCGGCGACCGTGCAGCCCGATCCGCCGCCCATCCCGCCGGAGGAGGCCGCCGCGCGCGAGCTCGCGAGCGAGGAAGCCCTGCGTGCCGTGCGCCTGCGCGGTGGGATCGGCTTCAACGAGCAGCTCTGGATCATCACGGCCGCCACGCGCGCGCCGGACGAAGTGGAGCGCGCTGTCACGCTGCGCGACCGCATCGCCGAGGCCGGGC belongs to Longimicrobium sp. and includes:
- a CDS encoding protein kinase: MTTLATLLQGRLLADRYRVGEALGFGGMGAVFRAHDERLERDVAVKVLTAASADPAEQEVLRARFRREARAAATLRHPNVVTVHDFGTDSGSGLDFLVMERLPGKDVAERIAAANGPMPLDEVLEIVREAAMGLAAGHRVGIVHRDVKPRNLFLVPDPVGGWEVKVLDFGIAQLSAGEQPETRITQLSPSPYTPRYAAPEQLAASPHLTPACDVYALGIVALEMLTGRYPEGINSAADDAIAARAVDALRPRIPSPTCDALLRMLRRDPLQRPADADAVLRLLTVAPPAPPPVDTAPTLAYPPPPPVAAAPIVPPAIPVQSYAPQPLAPQPAYSVPPPPAYAQPEPPQEAEKEERRGTPLAKWIGIAALVTLAGVYWRRDAPPPATSEPARVSATVQPDPPPIPPEEAAARELASEEALRAVRLRGGIGFNEQLWIITAATRAPDEVERAVTLRDRIAEAGHPAGLANGRVYPELPRDSIVVLAGPFDRRRAETALPAIRRIARGARIRQVTFQMPR